A single window of Eucalyptus grandis isolate ANBG69807.140 chromosome 1, ASM1654582v1, whole genome shotgun sequence DNA harbors:
- the LOC120294451 gene encoding cysteine proteinase inhibitor-like: protein MKLNRFCVALALVAAVLCASSEVGLCGEGQIIRMKPGGVHNCKGSQNSAQIEGLARFAVEEHNKNENALLEFARVLKAKEQVVAGTLYHLTLEAVDAGKKKIYEAKVWVKPWMNFKQLQEFKYAEDVPASKASGLGVKRGH from the exons ATGAAGCTCAACAGGTTCTGCGTCGCCTTGGCGCTTGTGGCGGCGGTCCTGTGCGCGTCGAGCGAGGTGGGTCTGTGCGGAGAAGGCCAGATCATAAGGATGAAGCCCGGCGGGGTCCACAACTGCAAGGGTAGCCAGAACAGCGCCCAGATCGAGGGCCTTGCTCGTTTCGCTGTCGAGGAGCACAATAAAAATGAG AATGCGCTTCTCGAGTTTGCTCGTGTGTTGAAGGCCAAAGAGCAGGTAGTTGCCGGGACTTTGTACCATCTTACCCTTGAGGCTGTTGATGCCGGCAAGAAGAAGATCTATGAAGCGAAAGTGTGGGTGAAGCCGTGGATGAACTTCAAGCAGCTGCAGGAGTTCAAGTATGCTGAGGACGTGCCTGCCTCCAAGGCTTCTGGCCTCGGCGTTAAGCGAG